The Paraburkholderia sabiae genome includes a region encoding these proteins:
- a CDS encoding winged helix-turn-helix domain-containing protein: protein MSAGRFFPQELVARIHAVIERAGPRVNAFPRSIVVPRRELVFGTFRLDLTARVLFLDGAPVRINEREFSLLEIFAHYPLQELSRARILVLMYGIGTPVLERSIDVPVWRLRQVLAADPSASHYIQTVRGIGYMFVPAVPASREHAP, encoded by the coding sequence GTGTCGGCAGGCCGTTTTTTTCCGCAGGAACTCGTGGCCAGAATTCACGCCGTCATCGAACGTGCCGGACCGCGCGTGAATGCGTTCCCACGGTCGATCGTGGTGCCCCGGCGCGAGCTCGTGTTCGGCACCTTCCGTCTGGACCTGACGGCACGGGTACTCTTTCTCGATGGGGCGCCCGTCAGGATCAACGAACGGGAGTTCTCGCTGCTGGAGATCTTCGCGCACTATCCGCTGCAGGAGCTGTCGCGCGCCCGGATTCTCGTGCTGATGTACGGGATAGGCACACCCGTTCTTGAACGAAGCATCGATGTGCCTGTCTGGCGCCTGCGTCAGGTGCTGGCGGCCGATCCGTCAGCGTCGCACTATATCCAGACCGTGCGAGGCATTGGCTACATGTTTGTTCCCGCCGTCCCCGCGTCGCGTGAACACGCGCCTTGA
- a CDS encoding TonB-dependent siderophore receptor, protein MTELRPPKRRNLPRARRPAPRRLPAFALLPLRAALLFSGGVALSLSAPGAWAQSDADTSRPTTDSALPPVSVKARRDPATDAVVISAGALGARKQVDTPFSTNVKTSEDAKDLMAQSANDLFRYDPSVAVVGENATAENSAFSVRGMQIDMLNGVKVDGQSFPSWDTDLPLEPFEQVQLLKGLSGFMYGFGAPGGIVNYVLKRPTDTPYRSVSLGYQSAGVFSEKLDVGGRFGKDDRFGYRFNLVNENGNTAEANGHLRRQVASVALDFHVTPDLTWSLDAFYAKRKTNGTLFGMWFGEGVNIPDASSITHDLTQPQNWYKTEMASVGTGLDYRFTPNWHGSLKYRFAKENRYNHDSRLNIINNAGDYTNTLFAALTRYFYSNVDAMVEGKFHTGSIGHNVVVGAGYQTQVSEYDNSTGWNDGFNLGSGNLYRSTLLTNDEVNIAQNLYRQSLITQSAIYASDTVQLTSRLSALLGLRYTQFRQTVYNTDTTVSAGYSAHPVTPTIAVMFKTDPYSTLYASYVESLQAGGSASNTNVNFPQSYGPLKSKQYEVGYKTDHRTWGGSLALFRVDQGYEYTNTQNAFVQSGTKRYTGVDASGWLQVADDWRVLGGVMMLNAKGVDIDDALVDGKRVFATPRLVATGRVEYNPKYLRQLTLAFGGKYTGNMAVDAANTKFIPAYTTFDLSGKYETRIAGKDVTFRAGINNLFNRQYWTTAYGVYALPGATRTAVASATLQF, encoded by the coding sequence ATGACAGAACTACGACCGCCCAAACGCCGCAATCTCCCGCGCGCACGACGCCCCGCGCCACGCCGCCTCCCGGCATTCGCGCTACTGCCGCTGCGTGCAGCCCTCCTTTTCAGTGGCGGCGTCGCGCTGTCGCTCTCAGCGCCAGGTGCGTGGGCGCAGTCCGATGCGGACACATCCCGCCCGACCACCGACAGTGCACTGCCGCCGGTGAGCGTCAAGGCGAGACGGGATCCGGCGACCGATGCGGTGGTCATCAGCGCTGGCGCGCTCGGGGCGCGAAAGCAGGTCGACACGCCATTCTCGACCAACGTCAAGACGAGCGAGGACGCGAAAGACCTGATGGCGCAAAGCGCGAATGATCTGTTCCGGTACGATCCGTCAGTCGCCGTCGTGGGCGAAAACGCGACCGCGGAAAACTCTGCGTTCAGCGTGCGTGGCATGCAGATCGACATGCTCAACGGCGTGAAGGTCGACGGTCAGAGTTTCCCGTCGTGGGACACCGATCTTCCTCTGGAGCCGTTCGAACAGGTGCAGCTGCTCAAGGGGCTGTCCGGCTTCATGTATGGCTTCGGCGCGCCCGGTGGCATCGTCAACTATGTGCTCAAGCGTCCGACGGACACGCCGTACCGCAGCGTTTCACTCGGTTATCAGTCGGCGGGCGTGTTCAGCGAAAAGCTCGATGTGGGTGGCCGGTTCGGAAAGGACGACCGGTTCGGCTACCGGTTCAATCTTGTCAATGAAAACGGCAATACCGCTGAGGCCAACGGTCATTTGCGCCGGCAGGTGGCGTCCGTTGCGCTGGACTTTCACGTCACGCCCGATCTCACGTGGAGCCTGGATGCGTTCTATGCGAAACGCAAGACAAACGGGACGCTCTTCGGCATGTGGTTCGGGGAGGGCGTGAACATTCCGGACGCGAGCAGTATCACTCACGATCTGACGCAACCGCAGAACTGGTACAAGACGGAGATGGCGTCGGTTGGAACCGGGCTCGACTACCGGTTCACGCCCAACTGGCACGGGAGCCTGAAGTACCGCTTTGCGAAAGAGAACCGGTACAACCACGACAGCCGGCTCAATATCATCAACAATGCAGGCGATTACACCAACACGCTGTTCGCTGCACTGACCCGCTACTTCTACTCAAACGTCGACGCGATGGTGGAGGGCAAATTCCACACGGGCAGCATCGGGCACAACGTCGTGGTCGGCGCGGGCTACCAGACGCAGGTCAGCGAATACGACAACAGCACCGGCTGGAATGACGGCTTCAATCTCGGCTCGGGCAATCTGTATCGCAGCACGTTGCTGACCAACGACGAGGTCAACATCGCGCAGAATCTGTATCGACAGTCCCTGATCACGCAGTCCGCGATTTATGCGAGCGACACGGTCCAGTTGACCTCGCGGCTTTCGGCGCTGCTCGGACTGCGCTATACGCAGTTCAGGCAGACCGTCTACAACACGGACACGACCGTGTCAGCCGGATACAGTGCGCATCCCGTCACGCCGACGATTGCCGTGATGTTCAAGACCGATCCCTACTCGACGCTCTATGCGAGCTATGTCGAATCGTTGCAGGCGGGCGGGTCGGCGAGCAATACGAACGTGAACTTCCCGCAGAGCTACGGGCCGCTGAAGAGCAAACAGTACGAGGTGGGGTACAAGACCGATCATCGCACGTGGGGCGGCAGTCTGGCGCTGTTCCGCGTCGATCAGGGCTATGAGTACACGAACACGCAGAACGCCTTCGTCCAGAGCGGCACGAAACGCTACACGGGGGTCGACGCCAGTGGCTGGTTGCAGGTCGCCGATGACTGGCGGGTACTGGGCGGCGTCATGATGCTGAACGCGAAAGGCGTCGACATCGACGATGCGCTGGTTGACGGCAAGCGGGTGTTTGCAACGCCACGCCTCGTCGCCACCGGTCGCGTCGAATACAACCCGAAGTACCTCCGGCAACTCACGCTGGCGTTCGGTGGCAAGTACACGGGCAATATGGCCGTCGACGCGGCCAATACGAAGTTCATTCCCGCTTACACGACCTTCGATCTGAGCGGAAAGTACGAGACCCGTATCGCGGGCAAGGATGTCACGTTCCGCGCGGGCATCAACAACCTGTTCAACCGTCAGTACTGGACGACGGCGTACGGCGTTTACGCGCTTCCGGGCGCGACGCGCACCGCGGTGGCAAGCGCAACGCTCCAGTTCTGA
- a CDS encoding DUF535 family protein, producing MQSGDLIFKDPLKGLHAFMRNLRLVWHCAGDAYPGSDLFHRWRRLRFLLRSMLWWKSTTVWLSSYAAPSSRASMQWHACNLERIHRPFMHSAFAAEDRLRISLDHQYFTWRLAPRIAHAMTTYGSALLASFAASGQTWSLLVESLDRFHEEGDWSLCIRDAAGARLVSCTFSVGRLAGKVSRPRLLIGCVQGPDTAVNGRELFRALTRQWHGLRPKPFIVYLAQSLAHEMGASNALLVSNHAHIYSHWRYMLRKRRVKADYVALSRECGRVTAWNGWLLLGLPHNRKRSTQPDRNGRGRTRRLRGELLASVEAQIRRAVHYSAWLSAGAPTPSVSVTQSQPPHEDPSAG from the coding sequence ATGCAATCGGGCGACCTTATCTTCAAGGACCCTCTCAAGGGGCTTCACGCGTTCATGCGCAACCTGCGTCTGGTGTGGCACTGTGCGGGCGACGCTTATCCGGGATCGGATCTCTTCCATCGCTGGCGGCGCCTCAGGTTTCTGTTGCGCTCGATGTTATGGTGGAAATCAACGACAGTCTGGCTGAGCAGCTACGCCGCACCGTCGTCACGCGCGTCCATGCAATGGCATGCCTGCAATCTTGAGCGGATCCACAGGCCGTTCATGCACAGCGCCTTTGCCGCTGAAGACAGACTGCGGATCAGCCTTGACCACCAGTACTTCACATGGCGACTGGCGCCGCGAATCGCGCACGCGATGACAACGTATGGATCCGCACTGCTTGCTTCGTTCGCGGCAAGCGGCCAGACGTGGTCACTGCTGGTGGAGTCGTTGGACCGCTTTCACGAGGAGGGGGACTGGTCGCTGTGCATCCGCGACGCAGCGGGCGCGCGCCTGGTTTCGTGCACCTTCTCGGTCGGACGACTCGCAGGAAAGGTGTCCAGACCGAGGCTTCTGATCGGCTGCGTGCAGGGTCCCGACACGGCGGTCAACGGACGCGAACTGTTCCGCGCCCTGACCCGGCAATGGCACGGGCTGCGCCCCAAGCCGTTCATCGTCTACCTGGCGCAATCGCTTGCTCACGAGATGGGCGCATCGAACGCCCTGCTCGTATCCAATCACGCGCACATCTACTCGCATTGGCGGTACATGCTTCGCAAGCGCAGGGTCAAGGCGGACTATGTCGCGCTGTCCCGCGAATGCGGGCGCGTGACCGCGTGGAATGGCTGGCTGCTGCTGGGCCTGCCCCATAACCGGAAACGAAGCACGCAGCCAGATCGCAACGGCCGCGGACGCACGCGCCGTCTGCGCGGCGAACTGCTGGCCTCGGTCGAAGCCCAGATCCGGCGCGCGGTCCACTACAGCGCATGGCTATCCGCAGGCGCACCGACCCCGTCAGTCAGCGTCACACAGTCCCAGCCACCACATGAAGATCCGTCTGCCGGTTGA
- a CDS encoding SET domain-containing protein translates to MTARRSAVHGKGLFALKPIAAGERLIEYKGEVTSWRRAAARQRSDAGHTFVFGLSDGRVIDGSRGGNSARFLNHACSPNCEAIEIGDRVFIHAVAAINPGDELFIDYGLVIDGEVTEAIRSSYACYCGASVCRQTMLGEGTESAG, encoded by the coding sequence ATGACGGCACGACGCTCGGCTGTGCACGGCAAGGGACTGTTTGCGCTGAAGCCCATCGCCGCGGGCGAACGGCTGATCGAGTATAAGGGCGAAGTCACCAGCTGGCGGCGCGCTGCGGCCCGCCAGCGTTCAGACGCGGGACACACGTTTGTCTTCGGTCTGTCGGATGGCCGTGTCATTGACGGCAGTCGTGGTGGAAACAGCGCCCGCTTTCTGAACCACGCGTGTTCGCCGAACTGCGAGGCGATCGAAATTGGCGATCGCGTGTTCATCCATGCGGTCGCTGCCATCAATCCAGGCGACGAGCTTTTTATCGATTACGGCCTCGTGATCGACGGTGAGGTGACGGAAGCGATCCGTTCATCGTATGCGTGCTACTGCGGCGCATCCGTCTGTCGGCAAACCATGCTTGGCGAAGGCACCGAATCGGCCGGTTGA
- a CDS encoding BPL-N domain-containing protein — MVSLVTSSLVHAAGTREVTREPASRPVALVYRGPAACDGCPGAIAEVLARSPWRFRVIYVGPAEKLKISPAALSHAALYVQPGGGQDIDGAAASIGKNSIDAVRQYVFNGGRYLGICMGAYLAGEQGFGLVHGEIASEVDRPGSTIHSIADTIAPVIWRGKRRWMYFQDGAALPAAQAASGGAVLATYPNNDIAAAVYRYGSGRIGLVGPHPEADRSWYGEHQLRNPERSSADMAFDLIDATMKQ; from the coding sequence ATGGTTTCGCTCGTCACTTCCTCACTGGTTCATGCCGCTGGAACGCGCGAGGTAACGCGTGAGCCCGCGAGTCGTCCCGTTGCGCTGGTCTATCGTGGACCTGCGGCGTGCGATGGCTGTCCTGGTGCGATAGCGGAGGTTCTCGCGCGCTCACCCTGGCGGTTTCGCGTGATCTACGTTGGCCCCGCCGAGAAGCTGAAAATCAGCCCGGCAGCCCTGTCTCATGCCGCCCTGTACGTCCAGCCTGGTGGCGGGCAGGATATCGATGGCGCGGCGGCCAGCATCGGCAAGAATTCGATCGACGCGGTGCGGCAGTATGTGTTCAATGGAGGCCGGTATCTCGGCATCTGCATGGGTGCCTACCTGGCCGGCGAGCAGGGGTTCGGGCTCGTCCATGGCGAGATCGCGTCAGAGGTCGACCGGCCCGGCTCGACGATTCACAGTATCGCGGACACGATCGCGCCTGTGATATGGCGCGGCAAAAGGCGATGGATGTATTTCCAGGACGGAGCGGCACTGCCCGCCGCACAGGCCGCGTCGGGAGGCGCTGTTCTGGCGACCTATCCGAATAACGATATCGCAGCTGCCGTCTACCGCTATGGCAGCGGGCGTATAGGACTCGTGGGGCCTCATCCTGAAGCCGATCGTAGCTGGTATGGCGAGCATCAGCTCAGGAATCCGGAGCGCAGTTCTGCGGACATGGCGTTTGATCTGATCGACGCCACGATGAAGCAGTAG
- a CDS encoding HU family DNA-binding protein yields MNKQELIDAVASRTGDSKASTGEAIDAILEIVTAAVTGGDTVQLIGFGSFSTGARAERSGRNPSTGETITIPAAKTVKFTAGKAFKDAVNAA; encoded by the coding sequence ATGAACAAGCAGGAACTCATCGACGCGGTCGCCTCCCGTACGGGCGACAGCAAGGCCAGCACGGGCGAAGCCATTGATGCGATTCTCGAGATCGTGACGGCCGCCGTCACGGGGGGCGACACAGTCCAGCTGATCGGCTTCGGATCGTTCTCGACGGGCGCGCGCGCAGAGCGCAGCGGGCGAAACCCGTCGACGGGGGAAACCATTACCATCCCGGCGGCAAAGACAGTCAAGTTCACCGCAGGCAAGGCGTTCAAGGACGCAGTGAACGCTGCCTGA
- a CDS encoding flavin monoamine oxidase family protein: MNLGHTMPMSRRSLLAAGALLLPARSFGRASPTQALAPEGETVDVVVIGAGAAGLAAARTLADAGRSVIVLEARERIGGRMFTDTRSMSRPIELGAELIHGTAGTNSLWSIVRSKKIRTARLTTTVVRLAGKSTFVDSHDAALYAFPKGRPPRPASFRPASRNETAEAYLTRLGLLPDNRPLALFYETLDGDNFPNMAASGIEPVVRALWTDPVAITQDDDADYRVPDGYVQVLRPLAEGLRIVLETVVTRIEDRGKAVVVRARSGADTLSVSARHCVVAVPASVLLHGDIEFSPPLPASRIDALKAGEMLPVAKLVMEFNRPVLPGGADGVADFSRNPSYYWNASKGARAFNGQIVVGWATGEPARELLAMPESARFGTMLAAVRSIAGQADLGFSAARMHDWTRDPYAAGAYGAWPDGNAVLKRTGRIHWVGTIMSTVDTACDSGRAAAHQILAR, encoded by the coding sequence ATGAATCTGGGACACACCATGCCGATGTCGCGTCGTTCTCTTCTTGCCGCGGGAGCATTACTGCTGCCGGCAAGAAGTTTCGGCAGGGCAAGCCCGACACAAGCCCTTGCTCCGGAAGGCGAAACCGTTGATGTTGTTGTCATCGGCGCTGGCGCCGCCGGGCTGGCCGCCGCCCGCACACTCGCCGACGCTGGCCGTTCGGTGATTGTCCTGGAGGCACGCGAGCGGATCGGGGGTCGCATGTTCACCGATACCCGGTCCATGAGCCGGCCGATCGAACTTGGGGCGGAGCTGATTCACGGCACCGCAGGGACGAACAGTCTGTGGTCCATCGTCAGATCGAAAAAGATCAGGACCGCGCGGTTAACGACAACCGTCGTCCGTCTTGCCGGGAAGTCGACATTCGTCGACAGTCATGACGCCGCGCTCTACGCGTTTCCGAAAGGCCGGCCGCCCAGACCCGCCAGCTTCAGGCCAGCCAGCCGGAACGAAACCGCTGAGGCCTATCTCACGCGTCTGGGCCTCCTTCCGGATAACCGTCCACTGGCGTTGTTCTATGAGACGCTCGACGGAGACAACTTCCCGAACATGGCGGCGAGCGGGATTGAACCGGTGGTCAGGGCGCTGTGGACAGATCCCGTCGCGATCACGCAGGACGACGACGCCGACTATCGTGTGCCGGACGGCTATGTGCAGGTTCTTCGTCCGCTGGCCGAAGGTCTGCGGATTGTGCTTGAGACAGTGGTGACGCGTATTGAGGATCGGGGCAAAGCGGTCGTCGTTCGTGCACGCAGCGGTGCGGACACGCTGTCGGTTTCCGCAAGGCACTGCGTGGTCGCCGTACCGGCGTCCGTGCTTCTGCATGGCGACATCGAGTTTTCGCCTCCATTGCCGGCATCCAGGATCGACGCGTTGAAGGCGGGCGAGATGCTACCCGTCGCGAAGCTCGTCATGGAATTCAACAGGCCCGTGCTTCCTGGTGGCGCGGACGGGGTCGCCGATTTTTCCCGAAATCCGTCTTACTACTGGAATGCATCGAAGGGCGCCCGTGCGTTCAACGGTCAGATTGTTGTCGGCTGGGCGACGGGCGAACCTGCGCGGGAACTGCTGGCCATGCCCGAAAGCGCGCGTTTCGGGACGATGCTTGCTGCCGTCCGAAGCATTGCCGGCCAGGCAGACCTCGGGTTCAGCGCCGCCAGGATGCACGACTGGACGCGCGATCCCTATGCGGCTGGGGCCTATGGCGCGTGGCCCGACGGGAATGCTGTCCTGAAGCGGACCGGCCGAATTCATTGGGTCGGCACGATCATGTCAACGGTCGACACGGCCTGCGACTCGGGAAGAGCGGCAGCTCACCAGATACTTGCCCGTTAG